AATGATAACTTTCTGTTTGGAGGTCCCAACATTCCTACGGCCACCTGGcagcccccccacaccccacacTATAAATTCATCTGTCTTCCCCTGTGacggaaggaaaggaaaggacagGGGCATCCAGTTACAGCCAGGTCTCTGCCAGCCCTGTCCAGTTCCTCACATGCCCTTGTCTAGCCTGGAACCAGTGGGAGGGTGGCAGGCTGCTAAGATGGTGGGTCAGAACATCTACCTATCATGGCTCCCACTTAATCCTCAGATTCCCATTATGCAGCAGTCCAGAGGAGGCCAACCAGTTCAGCAGATCTTGGGGGCAGCCCAGTAACAGTAAACTCGCACACAGATTAGCAATGATTGCATTCAAGGGCATTCAAAGACATGCAAAGAGTCACCAGGAGTTCTAGCTTCCCTCTGCCCTAACCACCTGCAGCACTGGGAATAGCAGCCACCCATCATGCCTGCGAAACTCCACTCCTACCCTGCTTCCAGCAGCAACCAGCCAGCAGCTGCTCTTTGTGCAAGTGTTTTGTTACACCTCTGAGCAACTAACATTCCTGACAGGATAAAGTTGCTGCAGTCTTCTTGGGAGCAGGATGAGCATGAGGGAGGGGACCACTGAGGACAGAATTACTTGCCTATTCTTGCTAGAGCTCCCCAAATCGGTCATGCAAGGAAATGAATTAATTCGTGTGAGTCATGAGTGAAAGAAAGTAGCACTTCCCCCAGCTGGGTGAAAGGAGCCATTGAGTTGTACAACGAGCACACTGTATTGCTTCTTGACAGAGTCAAGCCTTCCAGGATTTTGTAGCATTCTCTTGGTGCAGGGTGACTCATAAAGGTGAAAGAGGAGCTGGGTGAGTGATACAGAGAGAGggctgaaggagagagaaagatgaagcaaaaaaaagaagaaagggagagaagagaaacagtAGCATGCAAGGAAGATCCCTGAAAGCTCCTCAGGAACTAAAGGAGGAGGGAAGTCCCTAGTAAGTGCCTTTCTTCAGGGTGAGGGAAAATATTCCATAGCAGCGATGTTACCCATGCACCATGTACATGGAGATGTTCTCACCACCCAGCTACATTAATCTAGACCCCTGAGCACGGCATAACAATGGCTGTCATGCCCCTGCAATATATGTGCAGCCAGTAGGCAATAATGTTATAAACCCCAGGCTGGGACAGTCTTATGAATGCTCTCTGTGGCGAGATCAGTCAGGGAAACCTTGTGTATAGTTGAATTCCTGCACTCAATATATATTGACTAGTCCAGGGGCATGGAAGCTTATATTTGTAGCACCTGCTCATACAGCTCAGTTTCAGGAGTCATGCATATGACAACGACATCCACACCCACCTCAGATAGCTTCCCTGAGGCTTACACAGGGCTTAACATATTACAGAGCTACAAGCAAATAATGTAATTGAGTTCCTACCAAGAGGGCTGAGCAGCCAGAAATTATCTGGTATCTTCAGAGAGAGACAAGGTAAAGGAGAGGGAGGCTCTGCAGAAGGACATGTCAGGAGTTACGCCTGCTCAAGATGCCCCTGTGGAAGGTGGTTATGAGTTAGCTCAGGGTTCAGTAGCATCTGCAAAATTTACTGTCCTGAAGATGAGTGTGAAATAATTTCTCAAGGCAGAGTGTCAACTGCAACAACTGTCAATAGAAGAAGAAGCCATTGCTTTTTCCCTCCCTGGCTTTGGAAAGAGCCGACTTAGTGGATGTCAGCCAACATCAGCACATTACTGTCCGTGCTGTACTCCATCTCCTGCTCCATCAGTgggatggaggggaagagagCTGGATGAGGCAGAGCAAGGTGCAGAGTGGGGCTGAGAACCTGGACAGAGGACCCAGAGCTGCCTATCCCAGGGATGGTTTGCAGACCCCTAAGCAGCCTCTGATTGTGGGAACTGACTACAAGCCAGCCCCATATAGTTAGATGTCAGAAACAGACTGACAAATAGACTGTTTTACCATTTGACATTTTCTCCTAAGCACCTCACTTAAATAAGCCTGTGTGATCACTATTGTCTTTCTTGCTATCCCTTAAAAAAATGTGTTAGTAAAGCTCAGGTGCAAGTTGCAGTCAGTCACAGCTAGCACACATAAGACAGCTACCAGAGTCCTATGTGAGAGCAGGGAAATCACGTGATACAGAAGTCAGCCAGAGACATGAGTCCTTGGTGGGGGACTGCTTGTAAACAGCAAAAAGGGGTTAGAAGTGCAATTAGTCTATGTGACAACTGTGGCCACCTTCTGTCACCACTGTGAACCACGCCAaattccccttcctccctctcttgcACAAAGCAGGGCCAAGGCACGGGGCTCAAAAACATGCCCAGCTGCCTGTCAGctcaagggaaaaaacaaacacccgCAGCAGCAGGCAGTCCTGTATATGGGCAAGCCCAGCCTATTGGCTGGCATGGCTGGCTGTCAGACCTTGGATGGGCCGTGAGCAGGGAAGTCAAGGATACTGGGGAATGGCTGAGGGGTTTAGAAGTGGTCACTTCTCATTGTCAACACCGATACAGATAACTCAGCACAGCACAAAGAAACTTGAAATTATGGTATGGGCAACAAAGTGCTCTACAACCCAAGCTACAGGATGTGGAAAATACTGAGCCTGTTCCTTTGATTCCTCTGTCTAAGGCATGTCCCTCTGGTTCACACTAGGGTGCAGGAAACAGGAACAAATGCAGCTGACTAAAACACTGTGAGCCAGTGTGTTTTCCAGTCAGGGACCAGGTCTTTTCTGATCCAGCCAGCTCTAATCCTCCAGCTCTTGGTCCCTTGGCACTACAACAGAGCCTTACGACTTTTCACGGCTTCTCAGCTAGAGACAACTCTAGAAGACACCACTGGGTTGCAGTTGCAACCAGCCTTCCCCTGCATCGGTAAGACTGAAAGGTAACAAATTCCCACCATTTGTATCCCCCAGCTATTGTCTCTTTCCATCCCTGCGCTTGGAAGGACCCTTGTTCTGAACAGGGTAGCTGTTCAGTGGGTTTTATCAAAGCTCTGGCCTCTTTTGTCTTTGAAGTGAAAAAGCAGTGTGGGAGGAAGCAGGCACAGGCACTATGCAGTCTTACACATCACTAACACATTTCCTGGCCTGAGATGGTTTCCCCCATTTTGGGGATCTGTTGCTCAGCCCCTCTGCACTCTTAAGACCTGACAGCTCCATGCAGAGTGGGAATGGTTGCACACGAAGGTCAGTATGTCATCCTGTCCAGGAGACAAGGCTATGAGGGAACTCTGGGGAATATGGAGGATACTGGCATGGTCCTTCACTAGAAACCTGAGTCATCACTCTAGCAATGATACTTAGGCAGGGCTTAAGTGAGAGGGAATAGAAGCAATGTAGTGTCAGATTTGACATGGCAGGTGGCAGAAGGAAGATCACATGCTGCAAACTTCCAGAAATGACCCCAAAATCCTAATTGGAGAGGTGCTGAAGACAGGACCTCTCTGCTCTGCCTTCAGTCTCTGGGTCAGCTGGTCTAATAGTGTGACTTTCCTTAGTCTTCCTGCAGAAGGGGGAGATGGCACTGCCCCCACTATCCAAACTGGTCCTCCCTTTTATGTCCAGCCAACATCACAACATGGTCTATACATTGGAGCATTGCTGACCTATGGTTAGCCCGAATAATTTGCCAAAGCCCTCTCTTCAGGAATCAAAACTTTAATTCCCAGATATGACAGGTTCGTGGCCCAGTTAGACTACTGTCATGACCTGTGGTATTCACTTTCATATCTGCCTGCACTTTCACATCCCTGCTCCAAACCAGTGAACAGCACAGCCACACTATGGCTTCTTCCTACTAACACTTTCTAATTTGAAAGATTGTTATGACCAAGCGAACCACCCAGCTGAGCGATCCAGACTCTACCCATCATCCTGCCCTTGCGATGCCAAAATGCTGGTGCTGGACTTTCCCTAGCTTGGCAAGGTCCAGTTGGTATCACAGTTCCCAAGCAGCTGCTGAGAGTACGGAGTGGGTGGTGCGTAGGAATACACTCCCTTTGAGGTGCACAGAGGGATCCAGAAACACAGACCATGCTTCTTACCCTGAGAGCCATGGGATCcatgcccccagcctgtgctccTAACATGCTCCAAGCACCAGGGCACTAGGGCCTGGATTCACTTCTTGGCCTGCTCTTGCCACGGGAGACTCACATAGTGCAGCAAACTCTGCAATTACCCAATTTATCTTTGTTTCACCCCAGAGCAGAGTGAAGTGCTGGGTCTTTCCCTCCCCTTTGCAGCCACTTGATGCCTCTTTGGGGATGACACCAGATCCGCCCCATACCCTGCGCCTACATTAGCTGAAATGTTGCCCTTTACTGCGCTGGGCACCAAGCCAGCCCTCCTGCAGCGGGCGGCTGAGCATGCAGAGGGCCAGCGTGTTTGCACACAGCTCCGTTCCATGCAGCctctcccagcagctgctgcGAGGGTGACAGAGACAAGGAGATCTTTTTCCAGAACCCCTTAGGGATAGGCTTCAACTGGTCTGTTTACTCATTGATTTAAGAAATCCAGCTGCAGTTATTACTAAGACACTGAGAGAAGGAGCCCAGGCTGGGCACTTGCCTCAGGACTGGTCTTTTGCCTCTGTGCTTGCTTCATCGTAACCCTGTCCACACCACTACCAAGCACACAGGGCAGTCCGAATGCTGTTTTCATCACTAAGCTACATATGGGCAACTTTATGGCAGTAGAGACCCCTTCTGCCCAAGGTCTCAAGACTCGTTGATAAAGGAGATAGATGAACAATCCTGGTCATAGCCACTGCTCACTGCCAGTACCCTCTGTCACATTGCCTTTGTCCGGCCACACTGAATCCCTGATCCTCATCAGCATGACTGGCTCCTGCACCAAACACAGCTTTCAGCCTGATGGCATCAGGTAGCTTGATCTGTTTCACAAAAGATATCAGTGTTTCACTGTTCAGGTTGTTTTAATTTGGAATAAAACCTAAAATCTTATTAATCCTTTTTCATCATGCTGGTTTTGCTTCTTGTGTCTAGTTCTACTGAGACCACTACCTGCCACAAAGAGCAGGTCCAAAGCAGAGACTTCAGGAGCCCCATACATCTCTGCCTGCAACATGGaatttctttgaaaaggaaaatgctatagaatcatagaatagctgcagttggaagggacctctggaaatcatctaggcCAACCACCTTGCTCAAGAAAGCtgacctacagcacattgcctaGGAccctgtccagtcaggttttgcatatctccaaggaggcagactccacaacctccctggcaacctgctccagtggtCAATCACCCACACAGTAATtgttttttccttacatttaaatggaatttcttgaaTTTCAATTTgttcccattgcctcttgtcctgtcattcactaccactgagaagagtctagctccatcttctttacactctcccgtcaggtatttatatacatagttaagatcccccctgagccttctcttctccagctaaGCAGttccagctttctcagcctctcctcgtatgacaGTTCCTTTTTGTAGGCAAGAACCTTCACGACTGGAGTGTTGTGGCTCACttgaatttgtctggcttcagcCTCTCATGGTTGTTCTTTCTCAAAGTAAAATAGTTTATTAATACCAGATATTTTCTTCACCATATTCTATACCATAACCAAATCACTTTTCAGTCTTCCTGATTTGGATAATTCAGTTCATTACTTTCTTTAAGAAGGCCTTCTTTATAGCCCCCCTAttgttctttttctccagttttccagCATGTCTTTAAACATGGGACCATTCTCAGGATTCCCCTGGAAGGCATCAAACTCAGATCATTCAGTCCTTCTTCCTGCACTCGTATTTAGGCCATCAGGAATCTTGTTAGCTATCTTTGCCAGATATCTCACTACCTTGTGTGTCTGCCCCTGTTTAGCCTTGCAAGGGATCCATCAGCCTTTTTTGACTATCAGAAGGAGAATTCAAATGATCTTATATATCCTCTACGTCTTGCAAAGCTCCTCAAGAGTGCTTCTATAAGAATGACTTTTATTCTTATATGTTCCTGCCTAAATACCTTTCTACTGCCTGtaagaaaatttattttgtttgaatATACCCAACTTACCAAGTTATCCACATCTCTTCTGTTTGAATGGCCTGCTCCCATTGCTATTTACAACTCTATTCATGTTCGTGTTCATCTAAAGGTTTTGAACTGCAGTGATTTTGTATCTACCTTCAAATCACTGATGGAAATGTTGACCAGTTTCTATTCTACTGATCCACGCAGAAACCCACTAGAATACTACCACCTTCTTAGGACCATCAGCCTGCCAGCATCATCAGTCGCTGTCGACCTTCTGCAGCAACATCCTGGGGTCTACCCAGCACCTCTAGCCCACTTACCTGAATCCATCCGTAAAGGGCCCTGGTTGAGGCCCAGGGAGAATTCAGGGGCAGCCCCTGCCTTGAGAAGAGTTTTCTGAAATGGCCACAGGCTTTGCCATGCCCCTGTTCTCCCACAACAAGCAGGCCCTGCACAGGCATTTTATTATGAGAGAAAAAGAGCCACATAAAGAACACAAATGTAAATGTTGTGCTCTATTTCTAGGACaaggcaggtgctgcagagcctAGAAACTGCCCTGGAGTTCCTGTGGCCAGGAAGCGGGTGGGTGTTTCACACATGGAACGAGGTGAAGGTCATTGCCAAGAAGCAGCAGATATTTTCAAGCCCTGAGGAAGCACAAGGAGATGGCATTGGATTGCAGTAAGCATGGGGTAAGAATCATCAGCTGGGGAGGCAACCTGGGTCCCTGGTGGCAGGGGAGCAGTGCTGTGGAGGAGCTGCTGTCTGGGTTATTATTCATGACGGCCTCTTGCCCCCAGCCTGCTGGAGGCATGTTGCAATGCCCCAGGCCTGTAAGACCCTCACAAAGTGGCATCAGCCTTCCTTCTTCCCACAGAGGGCATGCTCTAaggcttcacagcagcctcctccagCCGCCAGGGGCAATCAACATAGCGCAAAACCCCGCTGACAGGGCCACGCTTGGCAGGATCTAGGGCCAGCAGGCTTCGCAGCATGAGGGCAGCCTCGGCCGTCAGGCGTTTCCAATGGCGAGGCAGGTCCGCCTCTAAGCCTGTTTCCTGCCACAGCATGAAGTCCTCAAAGAAAGGGTCTTCTGGCAGACTCTGCTCCCAGGGGAAGTAGCCAGTCAGTAGGCAGAAAAGAAGTACACCAAAGGCCCAGGCATCCAAGCTGGTGTCAATGGGCAGCCCCTGTGTATCGGTGGTGTTgctcagctctggggcagtgTAGGGAATTACGCCAGCTACCAGTTTGAGCTTGGTACCCTTAGGCCGTGTGAGCCCAAAGTCAGTCAACTTGATACACCGACATTCAGGGTCAAAAAGCAGCACGTTCTCAGGCTTGACATCACGGTACACAAGTCCCCGGCTGTGGATGAATTCCAGTGCACTCGCAAGCTGCTTAGCACAGTGCTTAGCAGCTGGTTCAGGGATCCCATCCTGCACAGGGACAGACAGAGGTGATATGGCACACACATGGCATCTTAGCATCCCTACCAGCTGGGCTCTCACTTGTTTCCTCTGCATTAGAGAAGGCCTTGGCATTTCTGGTCTTGCAAGCTTGAAGCTGGTTCAAAGCTGTTGTCCCCTGAGGTGAGAGACCCATATCCCAttgcttttcctctctccctctgacCCAGCCAGTCTGCACAGGGGCCAAGTGGCACAGTCCCAGTTCCCATGCCCTTGTAGTAGCACTCACCCGTGGTTTGATGATAGAGATGAGGTCTTTGTGCAGCGCAGCTTCATAGAGGAAACCATAGTACTGGCTGGACTCAATTGCAATTCCAAACATCCCAATGATGGCAGGATGGGTGGCAAGGGAGAGTGCCACACAGTACTCATACAGAAAAGTGTGCAGCTTGGTACTGGCTTTGGGTAGTAGCTTCAGAGCCATGGGAgtccctggggatggggagaatGGGTTAGATCCTCCCTGAAAACTACTCACACCAAGACCAGATAGAGAGGGCATTGGGCAGCCATGGGACAGGAAACTCACAGCCACATGGAGGTCTGT
This Dromaius novaehollandiae isolate bDroNov1 chromosome 2, bDroNov1.hap1, whole genome shotgun sequence DNA region includes the following protein-coding sequences:
- the LOC112982711 gene encoding serine/threonine-protein kinase SBK2-like, producing MAESSAAAVAVTTAPAVLDELLEITAQSLVRMEVAEHYEVIRELGRGKYGHVVLVTHRQRGTPMALKLLPKASTKLHTFLYEYCVALSLATHPAIIGMFGIAIESSQYYGFLYEAALHKDLISIIKPRDGIPEPAAKHCAKQLASALEFIHSRGLVYRDVKPENVLLFDPECRCIKLTDFGLTRPKGTKLKLVAGVIPYTAPELSNTTDTQGLPIDTSLDAWAFGVLLFCLLTGYFPWEQSLPEDPFFEDFMLWQETGLEADLPRHWKRLTAEAALMLRSLLALDPAKRGPVSGVLRYVDCPWRLEEAAVKP